The following are encoded in a window of Bradyrhizobium guangdongense genomic DNA:
- a CDS encoding sialic acid TRAP transporter substrate-binding protein SiaP, translating into MTTVLAMSVAATFATTEASLAQTKLKWAHVYETSEPFHTASVWAAQEIGKRTNGRYQIDVYPASQLGKEADINQGLSLGSVDIIISGSSFAAKSFPPIGVTYYPYTFRDADHLLAYTKSDIFKELAKGYEDKSGHHIVAVTYYGVRQTSSNKPIKTCADMKGLKMRVPDVPAYLAMPRACGANTAPIAFAEVYLALQNGTVEAQENPLTTIEAKKFYEVQKHIVLTGHIVDHLNTVIAGALWKKLSDEDKKIFTDVAQEAAAKATEAIKEKEAKLVAFFKEKGLTVTEVDKNEFRDTVLKNVPFETFGYRKADWERIQAVK; encoded by the coding sequence ATGACGACGGTGCTGGCGATGTCGGTCGCCGCCACATTTGCGACCACCGAAGCCAGCCTGGCGCAAACCAAGCTGAAATGGGCCCATGTTTACGAGACCTCGGAGCCGTTCCACACCGCGTCGGTCTGGGCCGCGCAGGAGATCGGCAAGCGCACCAACGGGCGCTACCAGATCGACGTCTATCCGGCCTCGCAGCTCGGCAAGGAAGCCGACATCAACCAGGGCCTCTCGCTCGGCTCGGTCGACATCATCATCTCCGGCTCGAGCTTCGCGGCCAAGAGCTTTCCGCCGATCGGCGTGACCTATTATCCCTACACCTTCCGCGATGCCGATCACCTGCTCGCCTACACCAAGAGCGACATCTTCAAGGAGCTCGCCAAGGGCTATGAGGACAAGAGCGGCCATCACATCGTCGCAGTGACCTATTACGGCGTGCGCCAGACCTCGTCGAACAAGCCGATCAAGACCTGCGCCGACATGAAGGGCTTGAAGATGCGCGTGCCCGACGTGCCGGCCTACCTTGCGATGCCGCGCGCCTGCGGCGCCAACACCGCACCGATCGCATTCGCCGAAGTCTATCTCGCGCTCCAGAACGGCACGGTCGAGGCTCAGGAAAATCCGCTGACCACGATCGAGGCGAAGAAGTTCTACGAGGTGCAGAAGCACATCGTGCTCACGGGCCATATCGTCGACCACCTCAATACGGTGATCGCGGGCGCGCTCTGGAAGAAGCTTAGCGACGAGGACAAGAAGATCTTCACCGACGTCGCGCAGGAGGCCGCCGCCAAGGCGACCGAGGCGATCAAGGAGAAGGAGGCCAAGCTCGTCGCCTTCTTCAAGGAGAAGGGCTTGACCGTGACCGAGGTCGACAAGAACGAGTTCCGCGACACCGTGCTGAAGAACGTTCCGTTCGAGACCTTCGGCTATCGCAAGGCGGATTGGGAACGGATCCAGGCGGTGAAGTAA
- a CDS encoding TRAP transporter small permease, translated as MSTAEIHRQITGDEIAHTFEEEGTPKIDLGVYAFEDWVALAIFWVMALAVFLQFFTRYVLNDSYAWTEEIATYCLIGVVFIGASMCVRLSRHIQVDLIYRYLPGAVARTLSTLIDLIRIVFFGYAIKLVWVYIQIIGDESMTTINFPKNYVYYAVLAGFVLMFARSLQVALQHLRQGYSILERPGAYDGFEG; from the coding sequence ATGTCCACCGCCGAAATACACCGGCAGATCACCGGCGACGAGATCGCCCATACCTTCGAGGAGGAGGGGACGCCGAAGATCGATCTCGGCGTCTACGCTTTCGAGGACTGGGTGGCGCTGGCGATCTTCTGGGTGATGGCGCTCGCCGTCTTCCTGCAGTTCTTCACCCGCTACGTGCTCAACGACAGCTATGCCTGGACCGAGGAGATCGCGACCTACTGCCTGATCGGCGTGGTGTTCATCGGCGCCTCGATGTGCGTGCGGCTGTCGCGGCACATCCAGGTCGACCTGATCTACCGCTATCTGCCTGGTGCCGTCGCGCGGACGCTGTCTACATTGATCGACCTGATCCGCATCGTCTTCTTCGGCTACGCCATCAAGCTGGTCTGGGTCTACATCCAGATCATCGGCGACGAATCCATGACCACGATCAACTTTCCCAAGAACTACGTCTATTACGCGGTGCTCGCCGGCTTCGTGCTGATGTTTGCGCGCTCGCTGCAGGTCGCTCTGCAGCATCTGCGGCAGGGCTATTCGATCCTCGAACGTCCCGGTGCCTACGACGGTTTTGAAGGGTAG
- a CDS encoding TRAP transporter large permease: protein MLLLLGGFLVLMLLGVPVAIAMAASSLLYILVSGVTPDVTLAQRMIAGVESFPLLAVPFFILAGNLMNIAGVTGRIYKFAVALVGWMRGGLGHVNIIGSVIFSGMSGTAIADAAGLGTIEIKAMKDHGYTTEFSVGVTAASATLGPIIPPSLPFVIYGMMANVSIGALFLGGVIPGVVLTLLMMATVTYFAHRNKWGSDTPFSWPQLGSAGLEIVVVLAFPLAIWLMVMAGLSTNLAVVIGLGALLAIDWYFDFSAVMALMAPVILIGGMTLGWFTPTEAAVAAVIWSLFLGLVRYRTMTLKTVAKATFDTIETTASVLFIVTAASIFAWLLTVSQAAQLLSDWMLSITHNKWAFLALANVLILFVGCFIDTTAAITILVPILLPIVLKLGIDPIHFGLIMTLNLMIGLLHPPLGMVLFVLARVAKLSVERTTVAILPWLVPLLLALIAITYIPELTLWLPKYMGLSK, encoded by the coding sequence ATGCTGCTGTTGCTTGGCGGTTTTCTCGTTTTGATGCTGCTCGGCGTTCCCGTGGCGATTGCCATGGCCGCCTCGTCGCTGCTCTACATCCTCGTCAGCGGCGTGACGCCCGACGTCACGCTGGCGCAGCGCATGATCGCCGGCGTCGAGAGCTTTCCGCTGCTCGCGGTGCCGTTCTTCATCCTGGCCGGCAATCTCATGAACATCGCCGGCGTCACCGGGCGCATCTACAAATTCGCGGTCGCGCTGGTGGGCTGGATGCGGGGCGGCCTCGGCCACGTCAACATCATCGGCTCGGTGATCTTCTCCGGCATGTCCGGCACCGCGATCGCCGATGCCGCCGGTCTCGGCACCATCGAGATCAAGGCGATGAAGGACCACGGCTATACCACCGAGTTCTCGGTCGGCGTCACCGCGGCCTCCGCGACGCTCGGACCCATCATTCCGCCGTCGCTGCCGTTCGTGATCTACGGCATGATGGCGAACGTCTCGATCGGCGCCCTGTTCCTGGGCGGCGTCATTCCGGGCGTCGTCCTGACGCTGCTGATGATGGCGACCGTGACCTATTTCGCGCACCGCAATAAATGGGGCAGCGACACGCCGTTCTCCTGGCCGCAGCTCGGCTCCGCCGGGCTCGAGATCGTCGTGGTGCTCGCGTTCCCGCTCGCGATCTGGCTGATGGTGATGGCCGGCCTGTCGACCAATCTTGCGGTCGTCATCGGCCTCGGCGCGCTGCTCGCGATCGACTGGTACTTCGACTTCTCGGCGGTGATGGCGCTGATGGCGCCCGTCATCCTGATCGGCGGCATGACGCTCGGCTGGTTCACGCCGACCGAAGCCGCCGTCGCCGCGGTGATCTGGTCGCTGTTCCTCGGCCTCGTGCGCTACCGAACCATGACCCTGAAGACGGTGGCGAAGGCGACCTTCGACACCATCGAGACCACGGCCTCGGTGCTGTTCATCGTCACCGCAGCCTCGATCTTCGCCTGGCTGCTGACGGTGTCGCAGGCCGCCCAGCTGCTCTCGGACTGGATGCTCAGCATCACCCACAACAAATGGGCGTTCCTGGCGCTGGCCAATGTGCTGATCCTGTTCGTCGGCTGCTTCATCGACACCACGGCGGCGATCACCATCCTAGTGCCGATCCTGCTGCCGATCGTGCTCAAGCTCGGCATCGATCCGATTCATTTCGGCCTGATCATGACGCTGAACCTGATGATCGGCCTGTTGCATCCGCCGCTCGGCATGGTGTTGTTCGTGCTTGCCCGCGTTGCCAAGCTCTCAGTCGAGCGCACCACGGTCGCGATCCTGCCCTGGCTGGTGCCGCTTCTGCTCGCGCTGATCGCGATCACCTACATTCCTGAACTGACCCTCTGGCTGCCGAAATACATGGGACTCTCCAAATGA